The genomic region CCCTAAACACACTATTAGCTAATTATCATGTTCATTATCAAAAACTTAGAAACTTCCATTGGAATGTAACTGGAGGTGACTTTTTGATCTTCATGAAAAATTTGAAGAGCTTTATAATGAAGCCTTCGAAAATATAGATTTAATTGCAGAAAGAATCCGGGTATTTGGTATGACTCCCTTCAGCCTAATCAGGGAGTACCTGGAAAATGCAGAAATTAAGGAGGTTGGCACTGATGTGCCATCTGATGAAATGGTAAAAGAAGTGCTTAGGGACTTTGAAATCTTGGCAGAAAACATGAATGAATGTGCAGAAAGGGTTGCCGACTTAGGTGATTCTGCCACAGAGGATATGTTAATTGCTATGATAAAAAGTATCGAGTTGCATCATTGGATGTTAACTTCATTTCTTAAGTAATTTAAGGGACATTTAAAATAAAAAATCCCCGGTCAATATTGACCGGGGATTTTTTTATGGATTATGTTTGAATTAGGCTGCGTTTCTTGCTGCATTGATAATTCCAAACATAGTTCTCAAAATCAAATTTTGAAGTACTGCATCCTCTTTACCATTTTCCAACATGGTTTGGATGGCATATTGCTGAATGGTAATTAATGGCAATACGATTTTCTCACGGATTTCTATGGATTCTTTGCTCACGCTATTATCAGAAAGCAATTCATTTAGGTTTGAAATTTCTAAAATCTTGTCGTAAGACCTTTTATATTCCTCATACATTAAGTTCCAGAAATCTCCGTATGAATCACTATCCTTCAAATATGCAGTTGATGGGTAAAAGGACTTTGCCAGCGATTGCATGGAATTTCCCAAAAGTGATTTAAAGAACAAGGAATCATTATACAGTTTTTTCACCTGTTCTATTTTACCTTTCTTCTCCATCTCTTCGATGGCTTTTCCTACCCCATAAAAACCAGGGATATTTTGTTTCATTTGAGCCCAGGATCCTACAAAAGGAATGGCCCTGAGATCCTCAAATTTCATCCCTTCGCCTTTACTTCTTTTAAGTGGTCGTGAACCAATATTGGTTTTCCCAAAGAATTTAAGAGGTGTTACTTTTTCAAGATACGGAACAAATTGAGGATGACTCTTGAATTCTTTATACGATTGATAACTAATATCAGCCATTTCATCAATTAATTCCCGCTGTTCATCCGTTAACCGGTTTTCAACACTTGGGTAAAGATGGTTTTCCAACCCAGCACTCAAAAGCTGTTCAAGGTTGTATGTACAAGAAACTTGTTTACCATAATTAGCAGAAATAGTCTGCCCCTGAATGGTAACTTGGATTTCTTCATTTTCCACTTGGTCACCTAGTGATGCATAGAAGTTATGCATATTTCCACCTCCCCTTGCTGGAGGTCCTCCCCTACCATCAAAGAAGACCACGCTTACTTCATTGTTCCGGGAAACTTTGGTCAACTCTTCTTTGGCTCTTAGGATGGACCAATTGGCTCTGATATATCCGCCATCCTTGGTTCCATCGGAGAAGCCCAACATGATACTTTGCTTACCCTTTCTGGATTTAAGGTGTGCCTTGTAAATATCATTTTTATACAGCTGTTGCATAATTCCAGGTGCTGCAGCCAAATCATCAATAGTTTCAAACAATGGAACAATGTCCAACTTCAAATCCCCCTCTTTGCCCAATATCAATTTGTTCAATTGGTACACTTGCAGGATATGAAGAGCAGATTGGGAGTTAGAAATTATATAACGGTGAAGCCCTTCTTCCCCATTATTTTTCTGAACATCCTTAATGGAAGCAATACTTTTCAGCATTTCCTGATGGAATTCATCATTAAGGTCACTTGTATTAGGCAACTCTTTGATGGAAAGAATTTTTTCTATTTTTTCATCTTCGGATGCAGCTTCATACTTTTTCAGGCCTTCAGGACCTTCCAAAACCTGAATAATTTCCTTCCAAAGGGCTTCATGTTTCCGGCTGTCCTGCCGCATGTCCATGCTGGCAAAGTAAAAACCAAAAACTTTAACTTTAAGGATAAATTCATCCAACAAGTCAACAAAAAGACCCTCGTGGTGTTTGTTGATCATTTCCCTGACCTCTTCCAATACCTTCAAAAGGTCTTCTTTTGACCGGAAAACTTTTTTGCCACCGTAAAGGGTATTATAAATACCTTTTTCTGCCTCAATCATCAATGGCTCCACTTTCTTAAAAGTAAGTCTTCTTCTTACTTTTCTAAGGTCTCTATATAGGCATTTTAAAATGGTCTCCTGTAATTTACTAGCTACACTTTCAGTGATATCATGGGTCACATATGGGTTACCATCCCTATCTCCACCTGGCCAGAATCCAACCCGTAATAAGTTGGGGTTATCCCATTCATTTAATGGTATGTCTAGCTTTCTCAAAACCCGAACCAGAATATCCGGAATGCTTTTGTAAAATACGTTTTCCAAGAACCAACACAGGCTTACTGCCTCATCATAGGGAGATGGTTTTTCTTTATTGATAAAAGCAGTTTTGCCCAATTGCCTCAACAATAAATCAATATTTCCCAGATCATTGTTTCTGATGGCACTTTCAAGGTCGGTAATGATGGCTAAAACGTTACCAGGATAAAACTGAGTGGGGTGTGCGGTAAGGGTTAACCTGATAGAAAAAGTCTTGAGTTTTTCTATCAAGGCTTCTTTCTTTTTATCACTTTCTGCCCGGGAAATAAGGGCATTCATTGAACCTTTTCCCTTAACATCATTGATTTTTTCAAATGCCGCATCCTCGATAGAATCGAATAGTACCACTTGTCTTTCCACATACTGCACAAATTGGAATAGCAGACTTTGCCTTTCTTTGACGTTTGTGGAAGGCATTAAATCATCAAAAAATTGATCGATGATTTCCTTAGGAGTCTTTTTGTTTTCAAATCCCTTTTGACAAGAAGTGGTTAAAATGGGAAGCAATGTCCCAGTCCTGTAAATATTGTCAAAAGGCAAATCAAGAAATAAACTGTTATAAATGGTAAATCTCTTAGCTACCTCGGTTTGGTAATTATTATGCATAAGCTTAAATCGCTGGTTTGAATTAAAATTTTAAATTAATCAAATTTGATCGATTTTTAAACATTCCCATCAAAATTAGTAAAAAACCTGAATTGTAAACATGAAAAATGATCATTTATTACTTTTTACACAATATTTCTAAACTTTCACAATCAAATCATTAATCAAACCACTAGTTTTTTAAAATAGTTAAATTTGGCTTTTCTTTAATAATAAATGGGAAATTGGGCCCAAAATCAAAGACTTATTTACAAACCAGACATTTCCCCCAATTTCCTTAACCATTCTTCCATTAAAAATTTGGAAACCAAACAACATTACGGTTTAGTTTAAAATTATTAATGGCCAAATAAAGAATCCCATCCATAAAAAATGGAACCCTTGAACTATTCTTCTGAAATATTAAACTTTTATATCTTTTCAATAAAAGATTTTCAATTCAAAAAAAATAACCTTCAAACCTTATTTATTAATTTGGAATTTAGTTTTAATTCTATCATTCATGAAAACCAATAACCTTCTACTTTCAGGCTTTCTTCAGGGCCTAATGCAAATCCCAATAATTACGGGAATTTTATTAAACTTCTTTTCCTGCCAAAACCCGGACTCAGATAATCAGGACAGATTGAAATCTAACCTAAAATTTTGGGTAGGAACCTATACCTCTCAGTCGGACCAAGGGATTCATTTAATAGAGTTAAACCCGAAAACAAATGATTTTGACTCATTATTGCTACAAAATGGCATCAACAACCCCTCCTTTGTGATCAGTAACCAGGATCAAAGTTTACTTTTTTCGGTCCAGGAATCTGGAGGAGATATTGGAGGGAGCGTTTGTAGTTTTCATTTTGATGGGGACAGTTTAAAATTGCACCCCATTAATTCAGTTAGCACTTTGGGAAGTGGACCCTGCTATATTTCCCTTTCCCCAGATGAAAAGTATCTTTTGGCAGCAAATTACAGAAGTGGTGATTTGGCAGTAATTCCGGTTTTGGAAGATGGAACCTTAGGTGAAGCCCTTCAAAAATTCAAACATAAAGGCAATAGTATCAACCCTAACAGACAGGAAAAGCCCCATGTTCATAGTATTGTTTTCCATCCTGATGGAAAAAGGTTTCTTGTAGGAGACCTGGGTACAGATAGGATATATTGCTATGAAACCACAATGGAAGAAAACAGTCCTTTCAAAGCTGCAACCCCTCCCTACTATGAGGTTAAAGCTGGGTCAGGCCCAAGACATTTAGTATTTAACCATACTGGAAATAAATTTTACCTAATTCATGAATTGACTGCAGAGGTGGGGTTATATAGTTATGTAGAAAAAGAAGACAAAATTGAAATCGAGCATTTGGCTACTTATCCCCTTGCGGAAGATGACTTCTCGGGTGAAGTAAGTGGGGCAGAAATTAAAATTTCAAATGATGGAAAATACTTATATGCCTCCAACCGTGGAGAAGCCAATCAAATCATTGTATTCGAAATTGATCAGAAATCTGGAAAGCTAAATAAAATCCAAACTGTCTCCTCTGAAGGACAAACCCCAAGAAATTTCACGCTTAGCAGAGATGGTAATTACCTATTAGTAGGCAATCAAAATTCAAACGAAATTGTATTGATGGATAGGAACCGAAAAACAGGAAAAATTCAGGACACCAAGGTTCGTTTCCCAATTCATAAACCTGTTTATTTTTATGAGATTGAAAATAAATGAGTTATGATTCCCTTAGAAGTCAATAAAGTTTCACAATAAGAATCCCAACCCATTAAAACTAAATTGTACCAGAAGAATGTAATTATCCAATATGGTATTTAATGCCTTTAATTAGTGTTTTTTAGAATAAAAGTTTAATTTTCGATCAAATTTTGTAGTAAAAAATTCTTAATAAATGATGAAACAATTTTCATCATAGTGCTATTTTTTAAAAATAAATATTATTATTTTTTAGCATAACAAAAAAATATATCTTCAATCGCTCGTAAATTTCAAAACTATCATTACCTTTGAAAGCATTAATACATTATAATTACATTATCATGAACACAGGAAAAGTAAAATTTTTTAATGAATCTAAAGGATTCGGTTTCATTATTGACGATGAGTCTTCAAAAGAGTATTTCGTTCACATCTCCGGTTTGGTAGATGAAATTAAGGAAGACGACGATGTAACTTTCGACCTTAAAGAAGGAAGGAAAGGACTTAATGCAGTGAATGTAAAGTTGGCCTAATATAAAAAGCACTTAACATCAAAAGCGTAATTTAAAGCTGCTTAAAAATTTAAGCAGCTTTTTTATTGCCAATCTCCCCATTGGGTATTTTTATCATAAAAAATTTCACCCTTGGAAATCTTCAATGGGGAAGGAATATTATTGTGGTATAGTTGACCTGTTCCAAGCCCTTGAGGCATTTTGGTTTGGAAACTGGAGGTCAATTGCGCAATGGAATTGAGGCCAATATTGCTTTCCAGTGCTGAAGTCATCCACCAGCCAATTCCTCTTTCCTCAGCAAGGGATATCCATTCCCGGGTATCGCCAATTCCCCCCAATAAAGTAGGCTTTAAAATGATATAAGGGGGATGGATGTTGTCCAAAAGTTGCTTCCTCTTTTCCAAGGTGGTAACCCCAATGAGTTCTTCATCCAAGGCAATGGGAACCGGGCTTTTTTGACAAAGATGTCCCATTTCTTTCCACTGGCCAGCTTTAATAGGCTGTTCAATACTATGTAAATCCAGTTCAGCAAGTTTTTCCAGTTTACCCATAGCCTCTTCCACAGGAAATGCACCATTGGCATCCACCCTAAGGGTAATATCATCCGCAGTAAATCTTTTCCTTATTTTTTCCAATAATTCAAACTCCCTTTCAAAATGAATGGCTCCAATTTTCATTTTGATGCAGCTAAACCCATCAGAAAGTTTTTTTTCTATTTGAGATTCCATAAAGCCATAATCTCCCATCCAAATCAACCCATTTATCGGAATAGGGCTATTGTTTTGGTAAAAATCATTTTCAAGAATCTTTTTTTGTCCCCCATTATATAAATCCAAAAGAGCTGTTTCAAAAGCAAACCTTATGCTTGGATGTTGATCATCAAAAAAAGCCCTGGCAAATTCAAGAATTCCCTTTTCTGACCATTGGATCCTTTGTTGGGAAAATTTTTCTATATAATCCTTTAATACTTCCTCAATCTGAGGCAAATCGTCCATACTAAGCTTAGGAAGGGGTCCTGCCTCACCGGTACCTATAACATTGGGGTATTCTGGCCTATAAACCTTGATAAAATAAGAATCTTTGGTTTTTAACACCCCCCTGGAAGTTCCGGCATCAAATTTAAAATCCAGAGTATATTTTTTATAATCGGCCTTTAATTGCAATGCATTTGGCATAATTTTGTTCTTCAGGATAGGTAAAACCTTATATTTGTAGCATTAATTGGCAAATCTATAGGAATTGCCCCTAAATCCAGTATAGTATCGGTAGAAATACCATAAAATGAAGGAGTATTTTCCCCATGATTGAAAAACCCAATATCAAGCTCTCTGATTACCAGTATGATTTACCTGATGAAAAAATTGCCAGGTTTCCTTTGCAGAAACGGGATAATTCCAAATTGCTACATTTTAAAGCTGGTAACATCAATCACTTTCATTTTTATGATCTACCTGGCCTAATACCTGAAGATACCCTGATGGTATTTAACAATACCAAAGTAATACCGGCCAGATTAATTTTTCAAAGGGAATCCGGGGCCAAGATTGAAATCTTCTTATTAAATCCCGTATCCCCAACTACTGAAATCAATAAAATAATGATTTCCACTCAGCCGGTGTCCTGGGAAACAATGATCGGAAATCTCAAAAAATGGAAAGATGGTGAAATCCTCAGAGGGGAAGCCATAATTCAAGGAAAACAAATTTCGGTCCAGGCAGAATTGTTGGATAGGACCAACAGGAAAGTAAAATTTGATTGGGGGAATACTGATATTCCCTTTGCCTCGATTGTAGAAGCAAGCGGAGAAGTCCCTTTACCTCCCTACCTCCACAGGAAAGTCACCGAAGAAGACAAGCCGCGCTACCAAACCGTCTATTCAAAAAAAGAAGGAGCAGTAGCGGCACCTACTGCAGGGCTTCATTTTACTGACGAGGTACTTAAAAACCTGGATAGAAAAGGCATAAAAACAGACTATCTTACCCTACATGTTGGTGCAGGAACCTTCCAACCTATCAAGGACGAGGAAGTTACCAACCACCCTATGCACAGCGAACAGCTAGTTATCAAAAGGGAAAATTTGGAAAAACTGTTGGAGCAAAATGGGAAAATAGTGGCTGTTGGTACTACTTCAATGCGGTCCCTGGAAAGTATTTTTTGGTATGGAGTAAAATTGATTAATAATAAGGGAAAGGATTTTTTTATCCCCAAACTATTCCCTTATGAAAACCACGCAAAATTGCCTGACCTAAAAGATAGCATCAAAGCCATACTTCAATTTATGAAGGAGGAAAACAAGGAAGAGATAACCGGAAGTACAGAAATATTTATCATGCCCGGTTACAATTTCAGGGTTTGTGATGGTTTGTTGACCAATTTCCACCAACCGGGCTCAACCCTAATTTTACTGGTGGCTGCTTTTACAAAAGGACAATGGAAGAGTATTTACCAAGAAGCGTTAGCTCAAAGGTATCGTTTTTTGAGTTACGGGGATAGTAGTTTACTATGGAAATAATCGGGTTTGGGAAGATAAACTCAAGCACCTGCTCCTAATTTATTGATCCCATGGATAAGTTTTTGGTAATAAGTTCGACCTACAGGAACCTTTTGATTGACTACTGTGACTTCTTTGGGTGATATGGTGTCAATTTTATCTATCCTGACCAAGTATGATTTATGAATCCTTACAAATTCATCATGAGGTAAAATTGCTTCAAATTCTTTGAGAATGTTTCTTAGGGAATAAACCTTTCCTTTGGCTACCAAAGTGGTATAATTTCCATCCCCTTTTAACCATAAAATATCCTTGAATTTTATTTTTTTCAAACATCCTTTATCCCGAACAAACAATGCATCCTTGATCAACAGGTCTTCCCTTGTTGAAAAATTGTTATCCCGATTAGTTTCATTTTTGTCCCTTTTCATGTTGTGGTATGTGATTAATTCTCCATTCATTAGACTTGTTTTGCTGTGACTATACAAAAACTTCATGAAATTGCTATTAACCTTTCTACCTGGTATTTTCAGATAAAAGGCTTATAAATTTTTGATAATTTCCGTTCGTCCGAATTGAATTTTCCGGAGCAAAACATAATCGAAAAATTTGCCACTCCACCTTCACCCTGCCAAAACATGGGAATTCACCTTTTCCTCCATGCATGAGATTCAATATACATAATATTGTATTTAAAATCCATTTTTTTTTATTAAAAATGATATTTTTAGGTGATATGATGATTTTGCCTCTTTAAAAATCAAAAAGCCCAGTAAATATCTTTTACCGGGCTTAATTGGGGAAATTAAATAACACCAAATTTTACTGCGGCCTATCGGAAGGCTGGATTTGTTCCAATTCTTTTAATTTTTTGGAACCATAGGCCAATTTGGTGATCATCACATATTATAGGGGCATCCTCTTTCTGGCCAATCCATTTTTACGGACTTCTTATTTTTTTAGGGTATGAAGGCAACCAGTGAAACCAAAAATGGCTTTTTATTTCATTCTATTTTCTTTAAAAAACTCCACCACCTCTTGTAGATTTTTTACGGTTTTATCCGGTTCTACCCCCCAGGGATCCATTACTGTTTTTTGTGAGCGCTGTATCCAAATGGCTTTAAGGTTTACATTTTTGGCTCCAATTACATCAAAGGAATTCCCGGAGATAAACCAGGTATATTTGTGTCCGGTATGACTGTGCCTGAGGAAATATTCATAAACGGCTGGATCCGGTTTAAAAGTTTTGGTTTTTTCCACACTAAATATTTCTTTAAAAATTGAAGCCAAATCAGCTTGTTTTAGTAAATCTTTCACCTCATGAAGAGGCCCATTGGAAAGGGCAAACATTCGGAAGCCCATATTTCTTAAGGCCAACAATGCCTCCCTCACTTCTGGGAAGGCAGGAAGGGATTTGCTGAATTCCATAACTTGATTTTTCTCTTCATCAGTTAAGTTTACTTGGTGATGCATGCAGGCATAATCCAAGGCTTGTTGGGTACAGACTGAAAAATTAACATATCTTTCCATCAACCTCCTCCGAAAAGCATATTCTCTTTGTTTGTATTTCCAGGTATCAAAAACTTGTGGCGCAGCTTCACCTAAAAATTCAGACAATGGCTCTAGCACTTTAGTGGCATCCACCAAAGTTCCATGCACATCAAACGCTAAAGTAGTTTTCATATTCAATCAACTGTTATTTGGACATTTTCATTGATCACCCTCGACAGTCCTTTTAATTTTCCTTGGTTATATAAACG from Echinicola jeungdonensis harbors:
- a CDS encoding o-succinylbenzoate synthase; translated protein: MPNALQLKADYKKYTLDFKFDAGTSRGVLKTKDSYFIKVYRPEYPNVIGTGEAGPLPKLSMDDLPQIEEVLKDYIEKFSQQRIQWSEKGILEFARAFFDDQHPSIRFAFETALLDLYNGGQKKILENDFYQNNSPIPINGLIWMGDYGFMESQIEKKLSDGFSCIKMKIGAIHFEREFELLEKIRKRFTADDITLRVDANGAFPVEEAMGKLEKLAELDLHSIEQPIKAGQWKEMGHLCQKSPVPIALDEELIGVTTLEKRKQLLDNIHPPYIILKPTLLGGIGDTREWISLAEERGIGWWMTSALESNIGLNSIAQLTSSFQTKMPQGLGTGQLYHNNIPSPLKISKGEIFYDKNTQWGDWQ
- a CDS encoding lactonase family protein, whose translation is MKTNNLLLSGFLQGLMQIPIITGILLNFFSCQNPDSDNQDRLKSNLKFWVGTYTSQSDQGIHLIELNPKTNDFDSLLLQNGINNPSFVISNQDQSLLFSVQESGGDIGGSVCSFHFDGDSLKLHPINSVSTLGSGPCYISLSPDEKYLLAANYRSGDLAVIPVLEDGTLGEALQKFKHKGNSINPNRQEKPHVHSIVFHPDGKRFLVGDLGTDRIYCYETTMEENSPFKAATPPYYEVKAGSGPRHLVFNHTGNKFYLIHELTAEVGLYSYVEKEDKIEIEHLATYPLAEDDFSGEVSGAEIKISNDGKYLYASNRGEANQIIVFEIDQKSGKLNKIQTVSSEGQTPRNFTLSRDGNYLLVGNQNSNEIVLMDRNRKTGKIQDTKVRFPIHKPVYFYEIENK
- a CDS encoding S-adenosylmethionine:tRNA ribosyltransferase-isomerase, whose product is MIEKPNIKLSDYQYDLPDEKIARFPLQKRDNSKLLHFKAGNINHFHFYDLPGLIPEDTLMVFNNTKVIPARLIFQRESGAKIEIFLLNPVSPTTEINKIMISTQPVSWETMIGNLKKWKDGEILRGEAIIQGKQISVQAELLDRTNRKVKFDWGNTDIPFASIVEASGEVPLPPYLHRKVTEEDKPRYQTVYSKKEGAVAAPTAGLHFTDEVLKNLDRKGIKTDYLTLHVGAGTFQPIKDEEVTNHPMHSEQLVIKRENLEKLLEQNGKIVAVGTTSMRSLESIFWYGVKLINNKGKDFFIPKLFPYENHAKLPDLKDSIKAILQFMKEENKEEITGSTEIFIMPGYNFRVCDGLLTNFHQPGSTLILLVAAFTKGQWKSIYQEALAQRYRFLSYGDSSLLWK
- a CDS encoding LytR/AlgR family response regulator transcription factor: MKRDKNETNRDNNFSTREDLLIKDALFVRDKGCLKKIKFKDILWLKGDGNYTTLVAKGKVYSLRNILKEFEAILPHDEFVRIHKSYLVRIDKIDTISPKEVTVVNQKVPVGRTYYQKLIHGINKLGAGA
- a CDS encoding phosphoenolpyruvate carboxylase yields the protein MHNNYQTEVAKRFTIYNSLFLDLPFDNIYRTGTLLPILTTSCQKGFENKKTPKEIIDQFFDDLMPSTNVKERQSLLFQFVQYVERQVVLFDSIEDAAFEKINDVKGKGSMNALISRAESDKKKEALIEKLKTFSIRLTLTAHPTQFYPGNVLAIITDLESAIRNNDLGNIDLLLRQLGKTAFINKEKPSPYDEAVSLCWFLENVFYKSIPDILVRVLRKLDIPLNEWDNPNLLRVGFWPGGDRDGNPYVTHDITESVASKLQETILKCLYRDLRKVRRRLTFKKVEPLMIEAEKGIYNTLYGGKKVFRSKEDLLKVLEEVREMINKHHEGLFVDLLDEFILKVKVFGFYFASMDMRQDSRKHEALWKEIIQVLEGPEGLKKYEAASEDEKIEKILSIKELPNTSDLNDEFHQEMLKSIASIKDVQKNNGEEGLHRYIISNSQSALHILQVYQLNKLILGKEGDLKLDIVPLFETIDDLAAAPGIMQQLYKNDIYKAHLKSRKGKQSIMLGFSDGTKDGGYIRANWSILRAKEELTKVSRNNEVSVVFFDGRGGPPARGGGNMHNFYASLGDQVENEEIQVTIQGQTISANYGKQVSCTYNLEQLLSAGLENHLYPSVENRLTDEQRELIDEMADISYQSYKEFKSHPQFVPYLEKVTPLKFFGKTNIGSRPLKRSKGEGMKFEDLRAIPFVGSWAQMKQNIPGFYGVGKAIEEMEKKGKIEQVKKLYNDSLFFKSLLGNSMQSLAKSFYPSTAYLKDSDSYGDFWNLMYEEYKRSYDKILEISNLNELLSDNSVSKESIEIREKIVLPLITIQQYAIQTMLENGKEDAVLQNLILRTMFGIINAARNAA
- a CDS encoding Dps family protein gives rise to the protein MDLIAERIRVFGMTPFSLIREYLENAEIKEVGTDVPSDEMVKEVLRDFEILAENMNECAERVADLGDSATEDMLIAMIKSIELHHWMLTSFLK
- a CDS encoding haloacid dehalogenase type II, which translates into the protein MKTTLAFDVHGTLVDATKVLEPLSEFLGEAAPQVFDTWKYKQREYAFRRRLMERYVNFSVCTQQALDYACMHHQVNLTDEEKNQVMEFSKSLPAFPEVREALLALRNMGFRMFALSNGPLHEVKDLLKQADLASIFKEIFSVEKTKTFKPDPAVYEYFLRHSHTGHKYTWFISGNSFDVIGAKNVNLKAIWIQRSQKTVMDPWGVEPDKTVKNLQEVVEFFKENRMK
- a CDS encoding cold-shock protein, producing the protein MNTGKVKFFNESKGFGFIIDDESSKEYFVHISGLVDEIKEDDDVTFDLKEGRKGLNAVNVKLA